From the Bacteroidales bacterium genome, the window AGTAGGAGCAATTATTGCCGAGCCGTTGCCGTCATTTCCGTTTACAGCCTCGTATGCAGCCTTGGCATTTTCGTACTCAACCTTAATGTCTGAGAACTCTTTTTCGCTTACTATCTTATCTTTAACAAGTTCTTCGGCACGTTCATAATCTCTTTTAGCCTTTTCGTATGCAATTTTAGTTCGGTATGCAATATCTCCATCTTGGAGGTTTGAAGAAGATACAGAGAAAAGTTTGTCACCCTTATTAACAGCACAGCCATCAACGGGATAGGGGTTGCCAAATGTAATTATTCCACTTGTTGGAGCAACAATATATATGGCATCTGCTGGTGAAGATATAATATCTCCACTACATTTTATAATATTAGCAAAAGGAGCAGGCTCTATCTTCTTTACTTTAAGATTTGCATTTTCAGATTGTTGGTGAGTAAATACAACAACATTTTTATCTTCATGAATATCAGCGTGCGAATGATTATGTTCATCGGCATGAGCGTGGTTATGATTGTGAGTATCTTCGCTCTCATTATCATGGTTATGACTCTCCTCGTTTTCATGAATATGGTTGTGTATATCATTGCTATGATGAGAGTTATTCTCTTTCTCTCCATTACAACCATAAAATGATATAGTTGCCAATGCAACAATAATAATATAAAATCTCTTCATAATTATATAAATAATTAAGTATCACCTATAAAGTGATATGTGATGTTATTAAAATAAAAGAATATTAATTGTGAATCTATGAATAAACAGGCATAGTTATGCCATAGGAGGAGCCCTTAGTAAAGAGCATTGTGTATGGGGTGATATATTAAAAATATCATCAGTATAATATAATCTAATGCTATGTTGTGCGATAAAATCATATTTATAGTTATAAATATCAAAAAAATCAATTTGGGAAAACTTTACCTTTGAGTCAGAATCGTCATACGCTTTCTTAATAATGGAATCACTATTCTCAGAGAAAGGGCACTCCTCGCAGTTGTTATTATTACAACATTTATCATTGTCAGAATCATTGCAAGGAGAGTGATGACAATCACTATGTGAGGAGTCAGAAATAAATATAAGAACTCCATTATGGTGATGATGGGGTATAACAGTTATTGCAATCCAGAACAAGGTTGCAATAAATAAACATATAACAGAAAGAGACCTTTTCATCACTAAAAATTCCTATTTATATTACTTCAAAGATAGGTACAAACGAGCAAAATACGTAGAACTTGTTCTGATGTGTTTTACAACGAGTGCAGATTATCTTCGAAGTTTACTTCAAAGATAGGTAATAATTTGATAGTTAACAAATTTATTTTTTTGATAATTGTATTATTTGTTAAAAAATATATTATATTTGTATCTGAGTTTAGTGCTTAATATACAATGTGTTAAGATGCTATATGTTTAAAAAGAATCATGAAAACATTAATAAATAAAATAGGTAAACATATACATATTTCAAAACCGGTACTAATAGAAATTCTATTGATGACACTTCTGTTTCTATCTCCTCTTATGTTGTTATATTATAACGAAGTTGAGATAAAACATGAAATAGAGATGTTGATCCTTTGTTGGTCTATATGTATATTATTTTTATTAAACTACATATTTTTTGTTCCTCGTTGTCTTTTATATGCAAACAAAAAGATATTTAAATTTATATTAGTAAATACACTATTGGTAACTCTATTGTCAGTATTTATGTTCTTTGTAGAAGAAAAGGCAAGAGAACACCATCATATACACAAGCAAATTGAAGGAGGTGAGGTTTGGTCTGGATTCCCTCCACCACAACCTTCTTCAGATTTTATAGATAAACACAAAGGATTACCACCATTTGACCATAAAAAACCTCCTGTTAATATTATGTTCTTAATCTCTAAGGTGTTGCCTATGATATTTGCAGTTGGTGCTACAATAGGAATTCGAACAATTACAGAGATTAGAGTGCAGAGGAAAAAGATAAATGAGTTGAAGCAGAGTTACGCAGAGGCAGAACTTAAAAATTTGCGTAAACAATTCTCACCCCATTTCCTGTTTAACACCCTTAATAGTATATATGCTTTAATAGATATATCGCCAGAAATGTCAAAAGATGCAATTATACGCTTAAGCAATATGATGCGAAAGGTTATGGTAGAATATAAAACCTTTCATTGTGTACCATTAAGTGAGTCTATGGCATTGCTTAAAGATTATATAGAGTTAATGAAATTGAGAACAAATGAGAACTTAGACTTGAAAATATCTCTGCCTTCAAAGACCGAGAGTTTTTGTATTCCGCCACTATTATTTATTGTATTGGTAGAAAATGCTTTTAAACATGGAGTTATTTCATCACGTAAGTCTTTTGTTTACATTAATATTGTAATAGAAGATGGGAAAACAATTATATGCGAAGTGGAAAATAGTTATTTTGATAACAAAATACATCCATGCAAAAAATCTGGCGACGGTATAGAGGATTTACAAAAACGATTAGATATTATATATCCGTCAGAATATACACTTACAATGAATCATGATGATAAAAAATACATTGCAAAATTAGTAATCCCCATTAAAAGAGAGGAGAAATTTTTATGTTAGTAAAATGTTATGTAATTGATGATGAACCTTTGGCTGTTCAATTAATAGAAGGATATGTGAAACAAACTCCTTTTTTGGAATTGGTAGGTTCTTCAACAAGTGCAATAAAGGCATTAGAAGAGATTAAGACCATGCAAGTTGATTTATTGTTTTTGGATATAGAGATGTCTGAAATGAATGGAATGGATTTGTGTGAACAATTACCAAAAGATATACGAGTTATATTTACCACTGCTTACTCGCAATATGCGGTTGAAAGTTACAGAAAAAATGCACTCGATTATCTGTTGAAACCAATATCGTATATAAACTTTTTAACTGCTGCAAGTAAAATATTAACTCAAAACCATTTACCTCAGGAGAAGAGGTTAGAATCAATTTTTGTAAAGAGTGATTCAAAACTAAAAAAAATAATTATAAGTGATGTTCTATATATTGAGGGATTAAAAGATTATGTAAAATTTCATATAAAGAACTCCCAGCCCGTAGTTTCTTTAATGTCAATGAAGTCGGTAGAACAGATGCTTTCGGATAAAGGCTTTATGCGAGTTCACCGATCATATATAGTAAATCTCAATAATGTTGAAGTGGTTGAGCGTGGACGAATTGTTTTTGGTAAAGAGTATATAGTTATATCAGAAGCAAATCGTGATGAATTTATGCGTCGCTTATCAGCAATAAATATAATGTAATAGGTACGAGTAATATATTATAATACAGATAAAAAGCAGAGGTGTTGTTCACGTGAACAGCACCTCTGTTTTATTTATTATATAGTAGTATAATTACTTTCTGTTTTTTTTAATCCTCTTTTGTCTCCACATTGCAACAATCCATATTAACGCAGTTATAGTATAGATAATTATAACATACTCTATGGCAGGAGGATTACTATTGTTGCCGTACGAATGTAACCCTGATAGATAATAATTTACACCAAAATAGGTCATTAAAACCGAGAGCGTTGCAAGAACCGAGAGTCCTGAGAAAATTATATCGTTCCTCAATTTAGGAACGAATCTTGAGTGTGTAACAATTGCATAAACAAAAATAGTAATTAAAGCCCAACTCTCTTTGGCATCCCAGCCCCAATATCTGCCCCACGACAGGTTTGCCCAAATAGCCCCCAAGAATGTACCCACTGTAACTAAAATCAAGCCAATGTACATCAAAAACTCATTAATATAGGCGAGATCCTTAACAACCTTATCGGAATCTCTTTTAAACGAAATAATAAGGGAGTATAAACCAATAACCGCACAAATAGCAAAAAATCCATAACTTGCCGTAATAACTGTAACGTGCAGAATTAACCAAGGCGAGTTAAGCACTGGCATAAGAGGGGTTATAACAGGGTCTAACCAATTAAGTGATGATATTAAAAGAGTAACTGCTGCCATAACAGAAGAGAGTGCCAATACAATAGAACTCTTTTTCATAAAGAGTAATCCGCCTAATGCAACACACCAAGCAATATATAACATAGTTTCGTATGTGTTGCTCCATGGTGGTTGACTTGACACATACCATCTTAGAATAATACCGGATGAGTGTAATAAGAATATTGCAAATATAGCACCCGCAATAGCCCCCATCTTTATCTGTTGCATAAAGGTTGTAGCCGAAGAGTATCTAATCGCAAAGAAAAGTAACAAAACACCCAATATAATGTAACCAAATGCAACAATCTTAAATATGGGGACTTTGCTATATATAATAGATAATTTTCGTTTTGTAGGGGAGGGTAGTTCTCCCTTATATTTTACCTCTTGAAAAGTTGTTATATGGTCAATAATCTCGTTGCTCTCTTTAACTCTTCCTGCAATGTAACTACCAATGGCAGTTGCAACAAACAATGAGTCGCTACCTTTGAAACTGTTCTCATTTGGCGAAATCCATTTGCCATCATCGGTTGGGAATATCTTTAACAGGGAGCAATTTAAAATAGCAGAAAATATACGAGCTTTCTCATCAAGTTTCGATAACTCTTTACTATTTAGTATATTGCCATCTAAAGAGTTTAGTTTGTATCTTCCCTCGTTGTCGAACAAAGAGTTGAACGCAATATATTTACTTTCATTGTTGCTGAAAAGTTTAACAATATTCTTATCTGAGCAATATATAATTGGGGTATTGCTCCAAAACTCAGGATTAGAGATAAAGCTCATATACAACCTTGCTCCCCATGTATCATTATTATCGCCATTAGAGTGGGTAATCTTTCTAAGGATAGTTCTGGCATGACACTCCAAAGGTTCCAATATGCCATTGTTGCTTAAAACAATAACATTCTCCCACTTCTTGGCGTCTTCGTGCGAAATAAGATTTTGCTCATCAATAACCAACTCATTAGCATTTGCCTGTATGCTTGATAGTAAGAGAATTGCGATAATTGATGCTTTACCACTTTTTGATGAAATAGAGACAAGGATATCTTTAATTCTGCTGCTCTTACCAAACAGAGATAGTAAAAAACCTATCAGCAATAATCCATATCCGATGTATGTAATAAGAGTGCCTTCAAAGTCTCTATTAATAAGTAGAGTAGAGCCTCTCATATCCTTGTCGTACGACAATTGGTAAATTCTATAACCCTTCTCTCTGAGAATTTTATTAACAGATATTATTGCGTCGTAATTACTCTCTTTGTCGCTTATTGTAATAAAACTCTTATATGCCAACGGAAATTCATTGCCTTCGTAATATTCAACCTCAAATCTATTTAATTTTATAGAAAAAGGCAGATTGATTTTATCTCCATCTTTAGAAGTAAAATAAGAGGCAACATCACCTTCTCTTAAATGTATAGTGCCCTCTTTGCCTGTATAGTGAGTAGTTACAGCACCCACAATAATTATAATAAATGCAAAGTGTAATATAATAGCACCATATCTGCCTCTTTGAGCAAGTTTAGACTTTATGGTGAAAGCAATAAAACTTACTGCTGCAATAGTAAATAAGAGATAAAGAGCAATGTTATAATAGAAAAAATTAAGAGCAATCTCTGTACCATAAAACTTTTCAATAAAAGTAGCAGTAGCTATAAAAATTACAGATAGAAGAAGAGATGTTAAAGCAAATCTTATATCTGATATAAGAGATAAGAATGTAGATTTAAGACTATTTATGTTCATTGATGCCTCTATTTAGATTTTTTCTCTCTCAATCTTTTCATTTATAGGAGAAGAGGGTTTTGTTTTTTGTGTTTTTTGTTCAGAAGTGGGGTATAGTTTAACGGCAAACAGTTTTCTCTTTATTGAAGAACTTCCCGTATAAACAAGTTTGCTCCCTCTTAAAGAGAGATGAAAAATGTCAAAGGTAGGAATAATACCCCTATCCTTTACTTCGCAACTAAAAATGTTTTTATCAGCGGTTTTGTTTAGCAAAGCAATAACTTTGCCACAGGGAATTTTTGCAAACCAATTAGCAAGAGTTACTCTATCCTTGAGCATAACCATTTGGTAATCTGCAATTGTGTCGCAAGAGTTACTCTCTATAATCATAAAAAGAACCCCATTGTGGGATTCCCATATTCCCACAATGGAGTTAATATCTTTATCTGTAAACTGAGAGTATGCACTCTCAATATTAAGCGAATCAATGCTATCCCAACCCTTATGGTCCTTTGCGATAGCAAAGAGAGGAGTAAATAACATTATAGATAAAACTAAAATAGTTTTACACTTTAACGATAAACTCCGTTTGTCGCTCATAACAATTATTTGAATTTATAGTTAAATCCAAAACTCAACATCTCTTTAAATTGCAAGTGGTTGTTGTGCTCGTTTCTTGGAACACTATCATCATATCTTGCGTGTAGGTAAATTTTTGTTGAGAAGAATCTGTTGAATACAAAGTTCAAACCAGTTTCAATATCTGCCAAAACTGATTTGTAATCAGTAAAGTAGAATACTCTTGATGTCCAAGTTAGGTTAGGATAGAACTCCCATTTAAATGTTCCTTCAAGAGAAGAACCGACTTGATTATCAAATCTACCCTCTTTAATACCTGCCTTTCTGTATGCTAACTCTTCGTCTAAAGAGAATTTTAAGTTATATGAAAGAGGTGCAAGCATTACAGAAGTCTCAAATTTTCTCTCGGCAATTTTTTTGTTGTAGCTCATACCGACTCCAATGTTGAACTCACCGGGAGAGAAGAATGATGAATTTTTAACTTCGCTATTTGATGCATAACTATCAAATAATTGAGTCTTAAATAACAGAGACACAGTATAGTACCAATCTTTAATCGCCTTAATACCCAATTTAGAGTTAATTTGGAAAAGGTCATCGTTGATGCTTATTTTGTGATACTGATCTGAAGGAGTAGTGCTTATACCAACTTTCCATTGAGCAGATGTAGTAAACAAAATATTATTGTGATCGTACTCAACATTATATAATTGGTCGCTTATTAAGTTAAAGTTGCTCTCTCCACCTTGATACCAGTTTTTAGAAATATAAGCCTGAGAAACTTGAATTGAACTTGTAAAACTATGTTTCCAAAGTTTTGGAGTAGGAGGAGCGTCTGTTGTAACTGAAGTAGAAGGAACATCTAATTTTTCGATAGATACAAACTCTTTTTGATTTTTCTTTTTCATCTTCTCGTTTTTAGGAGCCTTTGGCATAGTCTCGTTAGTGTACTCAACATCTGCCGGATTTTTGCTGACAACACTATTTTTTGCCTCCTCTAAAACTTTTTCGCTATTGCTTTTTTCTAACTCATTAGCAAACGACTCATCTAAAGTCAATGATTGTTCATCTGATGAAACATTGTATGCAGGAACATCTACATTAGTCTTAATATCCTTTTCGTTGAAAACCAATGATAAGAAATTAGGATTAACTGGGCTGACTGGGTTCTCTGAACTATCTTTAACATCCATAATATACTCTGTGATAGAAGTATAAATTATTGATTTAATAGAATCGTTAACAGTAGAATCACCTTTAAAAATTGCAAGTTTCTCTAAATAAGAGATAACTTCCGATTTCAAATTCTCTTTAGCAATAGTGGCACTATCAACAACCACCTCTTCTTGAACTGGTAAACCAATAGAGTCGGCAATAAGCATAATTCCCTCCTCAATTGTAGTGTTTAATGAATCAAGAGCTTCAGCTTTAATCTCCGAAACGATAGAGTCGTTAATTAGCATTGGAGTTGCTGCCAATACGCTATCGGCAGGGGTAGATTGTTGGCTCGCTTTTGCTGTAAAAAACAAGCAAGTTAAGCAAATTAAAGTAAAAGTAAAATTTTTCATATTAATAAAATGTATAATTAAAATTCAACTTGAGTTATATGCGACAACTATTAAAGAGAATAACACGAGGGTTTAAACAATTCTATGAAACTCTTTAACTATCTCATAAACATATTAATACAATCATAAGTAATATGCGGTGGATAGTTCGCATAAATTATTACAAAATTAGTTTATTATTATTAAATAATTGCAATATTTTGCCAAAAAAAAATTAAAGAAGAAAAACAATATCTTTAGGTAAAATAATATATCATTAATGTAATTTTTTTTCTTAACTTTGCAACTTAAAATTATCAGATAATTGTAATACATATTTACGATGGAAACAAAGTATATTTTCGTAACAGGAGGAGTTGTATCATCATTAGGTAAAGGTATAATTTCTGCATCAGTGGCAAAACTTTTGCTATCAAGAGGTTATAAAGTAACAGTTCAAAAATTTGATCCATATATCAATATAGATCCAGGAACGTTAAACCCATACGAACATGGAGAATGTTATGTAACAATAGATGGTCGTGAAGCAGACCTTGACTTAGGACACTATGAGCGTTTTACAAATATAAAGACTACACGTGGAAATACAATCACATCTGGAAGAATTTACCAAACAGTGTTGGATAAAGAGAGAAGAGGTGACTATATGGGAAAAACCGTACAAGTAATACCTCATATTACCGATGAGATTAAACGTAATGTAAAACATTTTGGCAAAAAAGAGGGTTATGATTTTGTAATCAGCGAGATAGGCGGAACAGTAGGAGATATGGAGTCATTACCATATTTGGAGGCTGTGCGTCAGTTGCGTTGGGAGTTAGGTAAAAACTGCCTATGTATCCACTTGACATATGTTCCCTTTATTTCTGCAGCAAAAGAGTTGAAGACAAAACCAACTCAACATAGTGTACAAAAACTACAAGAGTTAGGAATTCAACCCGATGTTTTGGTATTACGTACAGAGCATAATTTAGATGACGATTTACGCCGTAAAGTAGCACTATTCTGCAACGTATCACCTGAGGCAGTAGTTCAATCAATAGATGTACCTTCAATATATGAAGTACCTCTAAAAATGCAAGAGCAAAAATTAGATGAGATTATTCTTAAGAAAACCGAAGTTGATTATTCAAACAACCCATCAGATTTAACAGGTTGGACAAACTTTGTAAATCGATTTAAGAGTGCAACAGAGAAAGTAAAAATAGGAATAGTAGGAAAATATGTTGAGTTGCAAGATGCCTACAAATCAATAACCGAAGCATTGACACAATCTGCTGCATACAACGATAGAAAGGTTGATTTGCAAATGATACAGGCCGCAAATATTACAGAGGCAAATGTTGCTGAGCAGTTAAAAGATTTAGATGGAGTAATTGTTGCTCCAGGATTTGGACAAAGAGGAGTAGAGGGTAAATTTATTGCACTAAAATATGCACGTGAAAATGATATCCCAACATTAGGATTGTGCTTAGGAATGCAATGTATGGTTATCGAGTTTGCTCGTAACGTATTGGGATATAAAAATGCAAACTCAACAGAGTTGGAGATAACAACTAAATATAATGTAATTGACCTTATGGAAGAGCAAAAGAATGCTCTTAACATAGGAGGAACAATGCGATTGGGAGAGTACGATTGTAAACTAAAAGAGGGCTCAAAAGTGGCAGAGGCATACGGAGTGCTTGATATAAAAGAGCGTCATCGCCACAGATTTGAATTTAATAATGCATATCGCGAGGCATTTGAAAAAGCAGGAATGATGTGTGTTGGCGAGAATCCCGAGACAGGATTAGTAGAGGTAGTAGAGATACCTACCCTAAAATGGTATGTAGGAACTCAATATCACCCTGAGTACAATAGTACAGTATTGAATCCTAACCCATTATTTATGAGTTTTATAAAAGCAGCAATAGAGAATAGTAAACGATAAAAAGCGAAAAAAAAGAAATATGGATAAAAACACGATTATAGGATTTCTTCTTATGGCGGCATTGCTTTTTGGGTATTCGTGGTTAAATCAACCTACCCAAGAAGAACTTGCTCAAGCACGATATAACGATTCAATAGCAAAAGTTCAAGCAATTGAGTTGCAAAAAATGCTTGATACAAAACAAGAGCCTATAGCAGAGGTCTTAGATTCTGTTGAGTTAGATGCAAAGATAAAATCTCAATATGGAGCATTCTCACAAGCCTCGCAAGGAGAATCAAAAAAAATATCGTTATCAAACAACTTACTTGATTTAGAGTTTAATACCAAAGGAGGAGCATTAAGTAAAGCAACTCTAAAAGAGTATTCAAGATACGACTCCTTGCCGGTAGTATTATTTGATGAGAGTGACAATGAATTTGGATTTATATTCAAATCATCAGGAAGAGTAGTATATACAAAAGATTTGTATTTTACTCCGCAAGTAACAAGTGATACAACATTGGTTATGACTTT encodes:
- a CDS encoding CTP synthase, giving the protein METKYIFVTGGVVSSLGKGIISASVAKLLLSRGYKVTVQKFDPYINIDPGTLNPYEHGECYVTIDGREADLDLGHYERFTNIKTTRGNTITSGRIYQTVLDKERRGDYMGKTVQVIPHITDEIKRNVKHFGKKEGYDFVISEIGGTVGDMESLPYLEAVRQLRWELGKNCLCIHLTYVPFISAAKELKTKPTQHSVQKLQELGIQPDVLVLRTEHNLDDDLRRKVALFCNVSPEAVVQSIDVPSIYEVPLKMQEQKLDEIILKKTEVDYSNNPSDLTGWTNFVNRFKSATEKVKIGIVGKYVELQDAYKSITEALTQSAAYNDRKVDLQMIQAANITEANVAEQLKDLDGVIVAPGFGQRGVEGKFIALKYARENDIPTLGLCLGMQCMVIEFARNVLGYKNANSTELEITTKYNVIDLMEEQKNALNIGGTMRLGEYDCKLKEGSKVAEAYGVLDIKERHRHRFEFNNAYREAFEKAGMMCVGENPETGLVEVVEIPTLKWYVGTQYHPEYNSTVLNPNPLFMSFIKAAIENSKR
- a CDS encoding DUF3078 domain-containing protein; this encodes MKNFTFTLICLTCLFFTAKASQQSTPADSVLAATPMLINDSIVSEIKAEALDSLNTTIEEGIMLIADSIGLPVQEEVVVDSATIAKENLKSEVISYLEKLAIFKGDSTVNDSIKSIIYTSITEYIMDVKDSSENPVSPVNPNFLSLVFNEKDIKTNVDVPAYNVSSDEQSLTLDESFANELEKSNSEKVLEEAKNSVVSKNPADVEYTNETMPKAPKNEKMKKKNQKEFVSIEKLDVPSTSVTTDAPPTPKLWKHSFTSSIQVSQAYISKNWYQGGESNFNLISDQLYNVEYDHNNILFTTSAQWKVGISTTPSDQYHKISINDDLFQINSKLGIKAIKDWYYTVSLLFKTQLFDSYASNSEVKNSSFFSPGEFNIGVGMSYNKKIAERKFETSVMLAPLSYNLKFSLDEELAYRKAGIKEGRFDNQVGSSLEGTFKWEFYPNLTWTSRVFYFTDYKSVLADIETGLNFVFNRFFSTKIYLHARYDDSVPRNEHNNHLQFKEMLSFGFNYKFK
- a CDS encoding histidine kinase, yielding MKTLINKIGKHIHISKPVLIEILLMTLLFLSPLMLLYYNEVEIKHEIEMLILCWSICILFLLNYIFFVPRCLLYANKKIFKFILVNTLLVTLLSVFMFFVEEKAREHHHIHKQIEGGEVWSGFPPPQPSSDFIDKHKGLPPFDHKKPPVNIMFLISKVLPMIFAVGATIGIRTITEIRVQRKKINELKQSYAEAELKNLRKQFSPHFLFNTLNSIYALIDISPEMSKDAIIRLSNMMRKVMVEYKTFHCVPLSESMALLKDYIELMKLRTNENLDLKISLPSKTESFCIPPLLFIVLVENAFKHGVISSRKSFVYINIVIEDGKTIICEVENSYFDNKIHPCKKSGDGIEDLQKRLDIIYPSEYTLTMNHDDKKYIAKLVIPIKREEKFLC
- a CDS encoding response regulator transcription factor yields the protein MLVKCYVIDDEPLAVQLIEGYVKQTPFLELVGSSTSAIKALEEIKTMQVDLLFLDIEMSEMNGMDLCEQLPKDIRVIFTTAYSQYAVESYRKNALDYLLKPISYINFLTAASKILTQNHLPQEKRLESIFVKSDSKLKKIIISDVLYIEGLKDYVKFHIKNSQPVVSLMSMKSVEQMLSDKGFMRVHRSYIVNLNNVEVVERGRIVFGKEYIVISEANRDEFMRRLSAINIM
- a CDS encoding efflux RND transporter periplasmic adaptor subunit, with the translated sequence MKRFYIIIVALATISFYGCNGEKENNSHHSNDIHNHIHENEESHNHDNESEDTHNHNHAHADEHNHSHADIHEDKNVVVFTHQQSENANLKVKKIEPAPFANIIKCSGDIISSPADAIYIVAPTSGIITFGNPYPVDGCAVNKGDKLFSVSSSNLQDGDIAYRTKIAYEKAKRDYERAEELVKDKIVSEKEFSDIKVEYENAKAAYEAVNGNDGNGSAIIAPTEGYISQIMINNGDYVSVGQKIAMISKNKILLLRANIEHESFADLPKIKSANFRIPMIDYLYKLEEMNGKVLSYGKYITHGENFIPVTFEFNNNHNLIPGTYADIYILTNTEKEVLSVPENAICEEQGLYYLFVALDCEHFRKTEVTLGESNGEMVQILKGLNNGDLVVTDGVHQLKAASRKSVIPEGHSHSH
- the ccsA gene encoding cytochrome c biogenesis protein CcsA, with protein sequence MNINSLKSTFLSLISDIRFALTSLLLSVIFIATATFIEKFYGTEIALNFFYYNIALYLLFTIAAVSFIAFTIKSKLAQRGRYGAIILHFAFIIIIVGAVTTHYTGKEGTIHLREGDVASYFTSKDGDKINLPFSIKLNRFEVEYYEGNEFPLAYKSFITISDKESNYDAIISVNKILREKGYRIYQLSYDKDMRGSTLLINRDFEGTLITYIGYGLLLIGFLLSLFGKSSRIKDILVSISSKSGKASIIAILLLSSIQANANELVIDEQNLISHEDAKKWENVIVLSNNGILEPLECHARTILRKITHSNGDNNDTWGARLYMSFISNPEFWSNTPIIYCSDKNIVKLFSNNESKYIAFNSLFDNEGRYKLNSLDGNILNSKELSKLDEKARIFSAILNCSLLKIFPTDDGKWISPNENSFKGSDSLFVATAIGSYIAGRVKESNEIIDHITTFQEVKYKGELPSPTKRKLSIIYSKVPIFKIVAFGYIILGVLLLFFAIRYSSATTFMQQIKMGAIAGAIFAIFLLHSSGIILRWYVSSQPPWSNTYETMLYIAWCVALGGLLFMKKSSIVLALSSVMAAVTLLISSLNWLDPVITPLMPVLNSPWLILHVTVITASYGFFAICAVIGLYSLIISFKRDSDKVVKDLAYINEFLMYIGLILVTVGTFLGAIWANLSWGRYWGWDAKESWALITIFVYAIVTHSRFVPKLRNDIIFSGLSVLATLSVLMTYFGVNYYLSGLHSYGNNSNPPAIEYVIIIYTITALIWIVAMWRQKRIKKNRK